Proteins encoded by one window of Arachis ipaensis cultivar K30076 chromosome B04, Araip1.1, whole genome shotgun sequence:
- the LOC107635994 gene encoding uncharacterized protein LOC107635994, producing MVDCKPIDTPMQVNHKLKMVEGATLADKERYQRLVGKLIYLSHTRPDIAYAMEIVSQFMHKPQEDHMEAAMRIVRYLKGAPGSEIIFKRNDHLKVEAYTDADWAGNPNDRRSTAGYFTLVGGNLVTWKSKKQKVSSF from the coding sequence ATGGTAGATTGCAAACCAATAGATACGCCCATGCAAGTTAATCACAAGTTGAAGATGGTAGAAGGTGCCACCTTAGCAGATAAGGAAAGGTACCAGCGACTAGTTGGAAAACTAATTTACTTATCACATACTCGGCCTGACATAGCTTATGCTATGGAAATAGTAAGTCAGTTTATGCATAAGCCACAAGAAGATCATATGGAAGCGGCTATGAGGATAGTTCGATATTTGAAGGGAGCTCCAGGAAGTGAAATCATTTTCAAAAGGAATGACCATTTGAAGGTTGAGGCATACACTGACGCAGATTGGGCGGGCAACCCAAATGATAGAAGATCAACAGCTGGTTACTTTACACTTGTTGGAGGCAACTTAGTAACTTGGAAAAGCAAGAAGCAGAAAGTTAGTTCTTTCTAA